A single window of Streptomyces aquilus DNA harbors:
- the pflA gene encoding pyruvate formate-lyase-activating protein, translating to MTTLLPPASTTPAPGGGACAAAATPAAAATRRPVVGSVHSWDLSTGVDGPGTRFVTFLSGCPLTCLYCHNPDTWRMRDGKRTTAADVVAEAGKYTRFIAAAGGGATVSGGEPLLQPVFTGELLHRFKHELGLHTALDTSGFLGVRATDALLRDTDLVLLDIKSWDRATYRKVTGRPLDPTLDFARRLADLDKEVHVRFVLVPGLTDAPDNIAGVAAFAATLGNVSRVDVLPFHKLGEAKWQALGRTFALHDTPCPTPEQVTSAKGVFETHGLYAV from the coding sequence ATGACCACGCTTCTTCCGCCCGCGTCGACCACGCCGGCGCCGGGCGGCGGCGCCTGCGCCGCGGCGGCCACCCCCGCCGCTGCGGCGACGCGGCGCCCCGTGGTCGGCTCGGTCCACTCGTGGGATCTGTCGACCGGCGTCGACGGCCCCGGCACCCGGTTCGTCACGTTCCTGTCCGGTTGCCCCCTGACCTGCCTGTACTGCCACAACCCCGACACGTGGCGGATGCGCGACGGCAAGCGCACCACCGCCGCCGACGTGGTCGCCGAGGCCGGCAAGTACACGCGGTTCATCGCGGCGGCCGGCGGTGGCGCCACCGTCAGCGGGGGAGAGCCACTGCTCCAGCCCGTCTTCACGGGCGAGCTGCTGCACCGCTTCAAGCACGAACTCGGCCTGCACACCGCCCTGGACACCTCCGGCTTCCTCGGCGTCCGGGCCACCGACGCCCTGCTGCGCGACACCGACCTGGTCCTGCTCGACATCAAGTCCTGGGACCGCGCCACCTACCGCAAGGTCACCGGCCGTCCCCTCGACCCCACCCTGGACTTCGCCCGGCGCCTGGCCGACCTCGACAAGGAGGTCCACGTCCGCTTCGTCCTGGTGCCCGGTCTCACCGACGCACCCGACAACATCGCCGGTGTCGCCGCCTTCGCCGCCACGCTCGGCAATGTCAGCCGCGTCGACGTCCTGCCCTTCCACAAGCTGGGCGAGGCGAAGTGGCAGGCGCTGGGGCGGACCTTCGCCCTGCACGACACCCCCTGCCCCACCCCGGAGCAGGTCACCTCGGCCAAGGGTGTCTTCGAGACCCACGGGCTGTACGCGGTGTGA
- the pflB gene encoding formate C-acetyltransferase, with translation MTAIPAETTTATPAEETAQHTSAPGDAWAGFRGGLWRDAIAVRDFVQSNYAPYEGDASFLAGPTERTTKVWNKLLAMFPEEIARGVHDVDVSTPSRIDAFAPGWIDPDLDLIVGLQTDAPLKRAIMPNGGWRMVESALGAYGYAADPAVREIYTKFRKTHNDGVFDAYTPEIRACRSSGIITGLPDSYGRGRIIGDYRRVALYGVDRLIVAKRADKSALEVEWPSAEVIQEREEVAEQIRALEELKAMALSYGHDISGPASTGREAVQWLYFAYLAAVKEQNGAAMSIGRIDAFLDIYLQRDIERGLLTETEAQELIDDFVIKLRIVRFLRTPEYNEGFSGDPTWVTWSMAGLGEDGRPLVTRTTFRALNTLYNLGPAPEPNLTVFWSPRLPEAFKSYAAQVAIDTSALQFESDDLMRPKYGDDTAIACCVSAMAMGKQMQFFGARVNVAKALLYAINGGRDEVSGKPVVEGFEPITDEYLDYDTVLARYDAMLGWLAKTYVHALNVIHYMHDKYAYERLEMALHDRKILRTMACGIAGLSVAADSLSAIRHARVKVVRDETGLAVDYVVEGDYPAYGNNDDRADELARWIVHDFMEKVRRHPTYRDAVHTQSVLTITSNVVYGKKTGHTPDGRRAGAPFAPGANPMNGRDEHGYIASALSVAKLPYDDAEDGISLTNTITPDALGRAPEERVANLCGVLDGYMASGGFHMNVNVLDKATLEDAMEHPEMYPQLTIRVSGYAVNFIRLTREQQLDVINRTFHGSL, from the coding sequence ATGACTGCCATCCCTGCGGAAACCACGACCGCCACTCCGGCCGAGGAGACGGCGCAGCACACCTCGGCGCCGGGGGACGCCTGGGCCGGCTTCCGCGGCGGGCTGTGGCGCGACGCCATCGCCGTCCGAGACTTCGTCCAGAGCAACTACGCCCCCTACGAGGGCGACGCCTCCTTCCTCGCCGGCCCCACCGAGCGCACCACCAAGGTCTGGAACAAGCTCCTCGCGATGTTTCCCGAGGAGATCGCGCGCGGTGTCCACGACGTCGACGTCAGCACCCCGTCCCGCATCGACGCCTTCGCGCCCGGCTGGATCGACCCCGACCTCGACCTGATCGTCGGCCTCCAGACCGACGCCCCGCTCAAGCGCGCCATCATGCCCAACGGCGGCTGGCGCATGGTCGAGAGCGCCCTGGGCGCCTACGGGTACGCGGCCGACCCCGCCGTCCGGGAGATCTACACCAAGTTCCGCAAGACCCACAACGACGGCGTCTTCGACGCCTACACCCCCGAGATCCGCGCCTGCCGCTCCTCCGGCATCATCACCGGCCTGCCCGACTCCTACGGCCGCGGCCGCATCATCGGCGACTACCGCCGCGTCGCCCTCTACGGCGTCGACCGGCTCATCGTCGCGAAGCGAGCGGACAAAAGCGCTCTCGAAGTCGAGTGGCCGAGTGCGGAGGTGATCCAGGAACGCGAGGAAGTCGCCGAGCAGATCCGCGCCCTCGAAGAACTCAAGGCCATGGCTCTCTCCTACGGCCACGACATCTCCGGCCCGGCCAGCACCGGCCGCGAGGCCGTCCAGTGGCTGTACTTCGCATACCTCGCCGCCGTCAAGGAGCAGAACGGCGCCGCCATGTCGATCGGCCGCATCGACGCCTTCCTCGACATCTACCTCCAGCGGGACATCGAACGCGGCCTGCTCACCGAGACCGAGGCCCAGGAACTGATCGACGACTTCGTCATCAAGCTCCGCATCGTGCGCTTCCTGCGCACCCCCGAGTACAACGAGGGCTTCTCCGGCGACCCCACCTGGGTCACCTGGTCCATGGCGGGCCTCGGCGAGGACGGGCGCCCTCTGGTCACCCGAACTACCTTCCGCGCCCTCAACACCCTCTACAACCTCGGCCCCGCCCCCGAACCCAACCTCACCGTCTTCTGGTCGCCGCGCCTGCCCGAGGCCTTCAAGTCGTACGCCGCCCAGGTCGCCATCGACACCAGCGCCCTGCAGTTCGAGTCCGACGACCTGATGCGCCCCAAGTACGGCGACGACACCGCCATCGCCTGCTGCGTCTCCGCGATGGCCATGGGCAAGCAGATGCAGTTCTTCGGCGCCCGCGTGAACGTCGCCAAGGCACTGCTGTACGCCATCAACGGCGGCCGCGACGAGGTCTCCGGCAAGCCGGTCGTCGAGGGCTTCGAGCCGATCACCGACGAGTACCTCGACTACGACACCGTCCTCGCCCGCTACGACGCCATGCTCGGCTGGCTCGCGAAGACCTACGTCCACGCGCTCAACGTCATCCACTACATGCACGACAAGTACGCCTACGAGCGCCTCGAAATGGCCCTGCACGACCGGAAGATCCTGCGCACCATGGCGTGCGGCATCGCCGGCCTGTCGGTCGCCGCCGACTCCCTGTCCGCGATCCGGCACGCGCGCGTGAAGGTCGTCCGGGACGAAACGGGCCTCGCCGTCGACTACGTCGTCGAGGGCGACTACCCGGCGTACGGCAACAACGACGACCGGGCCGACGAACTCGCCCGCTGGATCGTCCACGACTTCATGGAGAAGGTCCGCCGCCACCCGACGTACCGCGACGCCGTGCACACCCAGTCGGTGCTGACGATCACCTCGAACGTCGTCTACGGCAAGAAGACCGGCCACACCCCCGACGGCCGCCGCGCGGGCGCCCCCTTCGCGCCCGGCGCCAACCCCATGAACGGCCGCGACGAACACGGGTACATCGCCTCGGCGCTCTCCGTCGCCAAGCTCCCCTACGACGACGCGGAGGACGGCATCTCGCTGACCAACACCATCACCCCGGACGCCCTGGGCCGCGCCCCCGAGGAGCGCGTCGCCAACCTCTGCGGCGTCCTGGACGGCTACATGGCGAGCGGCGGCTTCCACATGAACGTGAACGTGCTCGACAAGGCGACCCTCGAGGACGCGATGGAGCACCCCGAGATGTACCCGCAACTGACCATCAGGGTCTCCGGATACGCGGTCAACTTCATCCGCCTCACGCGCGAGCAGCAACTCGACGTCATCAACCGCACATTCCACGGATCGCTGTAA
- a CDS encoding low temperature requirement protein A, translating into MTSSSTPSPAPSDAHATRSPLRRLSARGRDEAHRVASPLELFFDLCFVVAIAQAGVQLVHSIAEGHAGEGILNYAMVFFAIWWAWMNFSWFASAYDNDDVLYRVVTLIQIAGVLVLAAGVSRAFEDHDFLAVWLGYVIMRLALSAQWIRVALSTEGAERTMALRYALGVLLCMVGWTGLVVLPEGARPWVFLVMAVIEMCVPAYAEKDFNSSWHPHHIAERYGLFTIIVLGETIAAATIAVKSAVEENDALGELLPIATGGLLIVFAAWWIYFVVPIHGRLHSNKQAFLWGYGHYLIFASAAAIGAGLEVAVEQSVGKAHISTLAASAAVTLPTALYLLTVWALHSRYFKVGTAQQLVLPVTALLVIACTFLGDWAVLAAGVVSALAVATGTTLTARMVARESREAAPTPVG; encoded by the coding sequence ATGACGTCCAGTTCGACTCCGTCCCCGGCGCCCTCCGACGCGCACGCCACCCGGAGCCCTCTGCGGAGGCTCAGCGCCCGCGGGCGCGACGAGGCCCATCGGGTCGCCTCTCCTCTGGAGCTCTTCTTCGACCTGTGCTTCGTGGTGGCCATCGCCCAGGCGGGCGTGCAACTGGTGCACTCCATCGCCGAGGGGCACGCCGGCGAGGGCATCCTCAACTACGCGATGGTCTTCTTCGCCATCTGGTGGGCCTGGATGAACTTCTCCTGGTTCGCCTCGGCGTACGACAACGACGACGTCCTGTACCGAGTCGTCACCCTGATCCAGATCGCCGGCGTGCTGGTGCTCGCGGCCGGGGTGTCGCGGGCCTTCGAGGATCACGACTTCCTGGCCGTCTGGCTGGGCTATGTGATCATGCGGCTCGCCCTGTCCGCGCAGTGGATACGCGTGGCGCTGTCCACCGAGGGCGCGGAGCGGACGATGGCCCTGCGGTACGCCCTTGGCGTGCTGCTCTGCATGGTCGGCTGGACGGGGCTCGTGGTCCTGCCCGAGGGGGCGCGGCCCTGGGTGTTCCTCGTGATGGCGGTGATCGAGATGTGCGTGCCGGCGTATGCCGAGAAGGACTTCAACTCCTCCTGGCACCCGCACCACATCGCCGAGCGGTACGGACTGTTCACCATCATCGTCCTCGGCGAGACGATCGCCGCGGCCACGATCGCCGTGAAGTCCGCCGTCGAGGAGAACGACGCGCTCGGCGAACTGCTGCCGATCGCCACGGGCGGACTGCTGATCGTGTTCGCGGCCTGGTGGATCTACTTCGTGGTGCCGATCCACGGCAGGCTGCACAGCAACAAGCAGGCGTTCCTGTGGGGCTACGGCCACTACCTGATCTTCGCCTCGGCCGCCGCGATCGGCGCCGGACTGGAGGTCGCGGTCGAACAATCCGTCGGCAAGGCACACATCTCCACGCTGGCCGCGTCGGCCGCCGTCACGCTGCCGACAGCGCTGTATCTCCTCACCGTCTGGGCCCTGCACTCGCGCTACTTCAAGGTGGGCACCGCGCAGCAGCTGGTGCTGCCGGTCACCGCGCTGCTGGTCATCGCCTGCACGTTCCTGGGCGACTGGGCGGTCCTCGCGGCCGGCGTCGTGTCGGCGCTCGCGGTGGCGACGGGGACGACGCTGACGGCGCGCATGGTGGCCCGGGAGAGCCGGGAGGCGGCACCGACACCGGTCGGGTGA
- a CDS encoding P1 family peptidase: MTVDALTDVAGVRVGHATRTGDGWLTGTTVVLPPESGAVAAVDVRGGGPGTKETDALDPRNVVQKAEAIVLTGGSAYGLDAATGVMAWLEEQGRGVRVGVDPTHVVPVVPAACVFDLGRGGDFRARPDAALGRAAVEAAAASALGARVREGGVGAGTGAAVGPMKGGVGSASVVLGSGITVAALVVANAAGSVMDPETGVLYGELFEGRVDYPEAHVHEAARRRLAETAAKNTPPLLNTTLAVVATDADLSKAQAQKLAGTAHDGIARAVRPVHLLNDGDTVFTLATGQRALDAEHPLALNELLAAGADMVTRAIVRAVRAAESVRGPGGEWLSYGELYGGR, translated from the coding sequence ATGACAGTTGACGCTCTGACGGACGTCGCCGGCGTGCGCGTGGGACACGCGACGCGCACCGGCGACGGTTGGCTGACCGGCACCACCGTGGTGCTCCCCCCGGAAAGCGGCGCCGTCGCCGCCGTGGATGTACGCGGGGGCGGGCCCGGCACCAAGGAGACCGACGCCCTCGACCCCCGCAACGTCGTGCAGAAGGCCGAGGCGATCGTCCTGACCGGCGGCAGCGCGTACGGGCTCGACGCCGCGACCGGCGTGATGGCGTGGCTGGAGGAGCAGGGGCGCGGGGTGCGGGTCGGGGTGGATCCGACGCATGTCGTTCCCGTCGTACCGGCCGCCTGCGTCTTCGATCTCGGGCGCGGTGGTGACTTTCGGGCGAGGCCGGATGCGGCGCTGGGGCGGGCGGCGGTGGAGGCGGCCGCGGCGAGCGCGCTCGGGGCGCGCGTTCGGGAAGGGGGCGTGGGCGCGGGTACGGGCGCCGCTGTCGGGCCGATGAAGGGCGGGGTCGGCAGCGCGAGCGTCGTGCTCGGGTCGGGGATCACGGTCGCCGCGCTGGTGGTGGCGAACGCGGCGGGATCCGTGATGGATCCGGAAACGGGCGTTCTGTACGGGGAGTTGTTTGAGGGGCGCGTGGACTACCCGGAGGCGCATGTCCACGAGGCCGCGCGCCGGCGCCTCGCCGAGACCGCGGCGAAGAACACGCCTCCCCTCCTGAACACCACGCTCGCGGTGGTCGCCACCGACGCGGACCTGTCGAAGGCACAGGCGCAGAAACTCGCGGGCACGGCGCACGACGGCATCGCGCGCGCCGTGCGACCGGTGCACCTCCTGAACGACGGCGACACGGTGTTCACCCTGGCGACAGGGCAGCGTGCGCTCGACGCCGAGCACCCCCTGGCGCTGAACGAACTCCTCGCGGCGGGCGCCGACATGGTGACGCGTGCGATCGTGCGCGCTGTGCGTGCGGCCGAGTCGGTGAGGGGGCCGGGCGGGGAGTGGTTGTCGTACGGGGAGTTGTACGGGGGTCGGTGA